One Hippoglossus stenolepis isolate QCI-W04-F060 chromosome 9, HSTE1.2, whole genome shotgun sequence genomic region harbors:
- the slc20a2 gene encoding sodium-dependent phosphate transporter 2 isoform X1 has translation MEMDSYLWMVILGFIIAFILAFSVGANDVANSFGTAVGSGVVTLKQACILASIFETLGSMLLGAKVGETIRKGIIDVSLYNDTVPVLMAGEVSAMVGSAVWQLIASFLRLPISGTHCIVGATIGFSMVAIGTRGVQWMQLVKIVSSWFISPLLSGLMSGLLFLLIRHFILSKEDSVPNGLRALPLFYATTIGINTFSIMYTGAPLLGLEMLPVWSIFLITLAGSLVCAAIVWFIVCPWMRRKIASRLKKEQALSRISDESLDKIPEEEEESPVFKELPGAKGTDEAVLPLTGGSDRGTRNSSGELTNLANGGTVLPNGRAYGRTHSMTNGCLKSPISNGSFSFDGHMRSDGQVYHTVHKDSGLYKDLLHKIHLGRMDDSDRSGTNAGPPDNNYRLLRRNNSYTCYTAAICGMPVQPLIRTESRDDSEKLVGEGGGRSNSVSYTKKRIRYDSYSSYCNAVAEAEIEAEEGGVEMKLATELEGVEEEGAPAPIPLDDLAEEDHEEKDKPEVFQLFHFLQILTACFGSFAHGGNDVSNAIGPLVALWMIYDQGGVMQDAATPIWLLLYGGVGICAGLWVWGRRVIQTMGKDLTPITPSSGFTIELASALTVVFASNIGIPVSTTHCKVGSVVAVGWIRSKKAVDWRLFRNIFLAWFVTVPVAGLFSAAVMALFVYGILPFV, from the exons ATGGAGATGGATTCATACTTGTGGATGGTGATCCTCGGCTTCATCATTGCCTTCATCCTGGCCTTTTCGGTGGGCGCCAATGATGTCGCTAATTCGTTCGGCACGGCGGTGGGGTCCGGTGTGGTCACGCTGAAGCAAGCCTGCATCCTGGCGTCCATCTTTGAGACCCTGGGCTCGATGCTGCTGGGAGCCAAGGTGGGCGAGACGATTCGGAAGGGCATCATAGACGTGAGCCTGTACAACGACACGGTGCCGGTGCTCATGGCAGGGGAGGTCAGCGCCATGGTCG GGTCAGCGGTCTGGCAGCTAATCGCCTCCTTCCTCAGACTGCCCATCTCTGGGACTCACTGCATTGTTGGCGCCACCATCGGCTTCTCCATGGTGGCCATCGGCACCAGGGGCGTACAGTGGATGCAGCTCGTCAAGATCG TGTCGTCATGGTTCATCTCCCCCCTGCTCTCTGGACTCATGTCTGGActcctcttcctgctcatcAGACACTTCATCCTCAGCAAG GAAGACTCTGTCCCCAACGGCCTGCGAGCGCTGCCTCTCTTCTACGCCACAACCATTGGGATCAACACGTTTTCCATCATGTATACCGGAGCGCCGT TGCTCGGGTTGGAGATGCTGCCGGTGTGGTCCATCTTTCTCATAACTTTAGCCGGGTCGTTGGTGTGTGCAGCTATCGTCTGGTTTATCGTGTGTCcttggatgaggaggaaaataGCAA gtCGTCTAAAGAAGGAGCAGGCTCTTTCCAGGATTTCAGACGAGAGCCTGGACAAGataccagaggaggaggaggagagtccCGTCTTCAAGGAGCTTCCGGGAGCCAAGGGAACCGATGAGGCCGTGTTGCCGCTCACCGGCGGCAGTGATCGAGGGACCCGCAACTCCAGTGGAGAGCTCACCAACCTGGCTAATGGAGGCACCGTCCTGCCAAATGGCAGGGCGTATG GTCGGACCCACTCGATGACCAACGGCTGCCTCAAGTCGCCCATCTCTAACGGCAGCTTCAGCTTCGATGGCCACATGCGCAGCGATGGCCAGGTGTACCACACGGTGCACAAAGACTCTGGTCTCTACAAAGAcctgcttcacaaaatccaccTGGGTCGCATGGACGACAGCGACCGCTCGGGCACCAACGCCGGGCCGCCTGACAACAATTACCGCCTGCTGCGCCGCAACAACAGCTACACCTGCTACACAGCGGCCATATGCGGCATGCCCGTCCAGCCGCTCATACGCACAGAGTCGCGTGACGACAGTGAAAAGCTGGTAGGCGAGGGGGGCGGCAGGAGCAACAGCGTGTCCTACACCAAGAAGAGGATACGCTACGACAGCTACTCGTCGTACTGCAACGCCGTAGCCGAGGCTGAGATCGAGGCCGAGGAGGGCGGGGTGGAGATGAAGCTGGCCACGGAgctggagggggtggaggaggaaggggccCCAGCTCCAATACCTCTGGACGACTTGGCCGAGGAGGATCATGAGGAGAAGGACAAACCTGAGGTGTTCCAGCTTTTCCACTTCCTGCAGATCCTCACCGCCTGCTTTGGGTCCTTCGCCCACGGAGGCAACGATGTCAg TAATGCCATCGGGCCCCTGGTGGCGCTGTGGATGATCTACGACCAGGGCGGCGTGATGCAGGATGCTGCCACTCCCATCTGGCTGCTGTTGTACGGTGGCGTCGGCATCTGCGCCGGGCTGTGGGTGTGGGGCCGCCGCGTCATCCAGACAATGGGGAAGGACCTGACTCCCATCACCCCCTCAAG tggATTCACTATTGAACTGGCTTCCGCACTCACAGTCGTGTTCGCTTCCAATATCGGAATccctgtcagtaccacacaCTGCAAG GTAGGATCGGTCGTGGCCGTGGGTTGGATCCGCTCCAAGAAGGCGGTGGACTGGCGCCTCTTCAGGAACATCTTCCTGGCGTGGTTTGTCACGGTGCCGGTGGCCGGCCTGTTCAGCGCCGCCGTCATGGCCCTGTTCGTCTACGGAATCCTGCCCTTCGTCTGA
- the slc20a2 gene encoding sodium-dependent phosphate transporter 2 isoform X2: MEMDSYLWMVILGFIIAFILAFSVGANDVANSFGTAVGSGVVTLKQACILASIFETLGSMLLGAKVGETIRKGIIDVSLYNDTVPVLMAGEVSAMVGSAVWQLIASFLRLPISGTHCIVGATIGFSMVAIGTRGVQWMQLVKIVSSWFISPLLSGLMSGLLFLLIRHFILSKEDSVPNGLRALPLFYATTIGINTFSIMYTGAPLLGLEMLPVWSIFLITLAGSLVCAAIVWFIVCPWMRRKIASRLKKEQALSRISDESLDKIPEEEEESPVFKELPGAKGTDEAVLPLTGGSDRGTRNSSGELTNLANGGTVLPNGRAYGRTHSMTNGCLKSPISNGSFSFDGHMRSDGQVYHTVHKDSGLYKDLLHKIHLGRMDDSDRSGTNAGPPDNNYRLLRRNNSYTCYTAAICGMPVQPLIRTESRDDSEKLVGEGGGRSNSVSYTKKRIRYDSYSSYCNAVAEAEIEAEEGGVEMKLATELEGVEEEGAPAPIPLDDLAEEDHEEKDKPEVFQLFHFLQILTACFGSFAHGGNDVSNAIGPLVALWMIYDQGGVMQDAATPIWLLLYGGVGICAGLWVWGRRVIQTMGKDLTPITPSSGFCIEVMSALTVLVASNVGIPISSTHCKVGSVVAVGWIRSKKAVDWRLFRNIFLAWFVTVPVAGLFSAAVMALFVYGILPFV; this comes from the exons ATGGAGATGGATTCATACTTGTGGATGGTGATCCTCGGCTTCATCATTGCCTTCATCCTGGCCTTTTCGGTGGGCGCCAATGATGTCGCTAATTCGTTCGGCACGGCGGTGGGGTCCGGTGTGGTCACGCTGAAGCAAGCCTGCATCCTGGCGTCCATCTTTGAGACCCTGGGCTCGATGCTGCTGGGAGCCAAGGTGGGCGAGACGATTCGGAAGGGCATCATAGACGTGAGCCTGTACAACGACACGGTGCCGGTGCTCATGGCAGGGGAGGTCAGCGCCATGGTCG GGTCAGCGGTCTGGCAGCTAATCGCCTCCTTCCTCAGACTGCCCATCTCTGGGACTCACTGCATTGTTGGCGCCACCATCGGCTTCTCCATGGTGGCCATCGGCACCAGGGGCGTACAGTGGATGCAGCTCGTCAAGATCG TGTCGTCATGGTTCATCTCCCCCCTGCTCTCTGGACTCATGTCTGGActcctcttcctgctcatcAGACACTTCATCCTCAGCAAG GAAGACTCTGTCCCCAACGGCCTGCGAGCGCTGCCTCTCTTCTACGCCACAACCATTGGGATCAACACGTTTTCCATCATGTATACCGGAGCGCCGT TGCTCGGGTTGGAGATGCTGCCGGTGTGGTCCATCTTTCTCATAACTTTAGCCGGGTCGTTGGTGTGTGCAGCTATCGTCTGGTTTATCGTGTGTCcttggatgaggaggaaaataGCAA gtCGTCTAAAGAAGGAGCAGGCTCTTTCCAGGATTTCAGACGAGAGCCTGGACAAGataccagaggaggaggaggagagtccCGTCTTCAAGGAGCTTCCGGGAGCCAAGGGAACCGATGAGGCCGTGTTGCCGCTCACCGGCGGCAGTGATCGAGGGACCCGCAACTCCAGTGGAGAGCTCACCAACCTGGCTAATGGAGGCACCGTCCTGCCAAATGGCAGGGCGTATG GTCGGACCCACTCGATGACCAACGGCTGCCTCAAGTCGCCCATCTCTAACGGCAGCTTCAGCTTCGATGGCCACATGCGCAGCGATGGCCAGGTGTACCACACGGTGCACAAAGACTCTGGTCTCTACAAAGAcctgcttcacaaaatccaccTGGGTCGCATGGACGACAGCGACCGCTCGGGCACCAACGCCGGGCCGCCTGACAACAATTACCGCCTGCTGCGCCGCAACAACAGCTACACCTGCTACACAGCGGCCATATGCGGCATGCCCGTCCAGCCGCTCATACGCACAGAGTCGCGTGACGACAGTGAAAAGCTGGTAGGCGAGGGGGGCGGCAGGAGCAACAGCGTGTCCTACACCAAGAAGAGGATACGCTACGACAGCTACTCGTCGTACTGCAACGCCGTAGCCGAGGCTGAGATCGAGGCCGAGGAGGGCGGGGTGGAGATGAAGCTGGCCACGGAgctggagggggtggaggaggaaggggccCCAGCTCCAATACCTCTGGACGACTTGGCCGAGGAGGATCATGAGGAGAAGGACAAACCTGAGGTGTTCCAGCTTTTCCACTTCCTGCAGATCCTCACCGCCTGCTTTGGGTCCTTCGCCCACGGAGGCAACGATGTCAg TAATGCCATCGGGCCCCTGGTGGCGCTGTGGATGATCTACGACCAGGGCGGCGTGATGCAGGATGCTGCCACTCCCATCTGGCTGCTGTTGTACGGTGGCGTCGGCATCTGCGCCGGGCTGTGGGTGTGGGGCCGCCGCGTCATCCAGACAATGGGGAAGGACCTGACTCCCATCACCCCCTCAAG CGGATTTTGCATTGAAGTAATGAGTGCGCTAACAGTGCTTGTTGCATCAAATGTGGGCATCCCAATAAGCTCCACCCACTGCAAG GTAGGATCGGTCGTGGCCGTGGGTTGGATCCGCTCCAAGAAGGCGGTGGACTGGCGCCTCTTCAGGAACATCTTCCTGGCGTGGTTTGTCACGGTGCCGGTGGCCGGCCTGTTCAGCGCCGCCGTCATGGCCCTGTTCGTCTACGGAATCCTGCCCTTCGTCTGA